The Lytechinus variegatus isolate NC3 chromosome 11, Lvar_3.0, whole genome shotgun sequence genome contains the following window.
gagcttaaaatatcaagtttggaagtaaatatacaaaacatatttcagctcggaaattGATCTTTCGTCATTTGGTTGGATTTTCAAAAGTGCTGTGTAAACATATCACTTTGATGGTCTTGATATtcacattttctgctcgcgttGCGCGCTCgccaaatttgatttgtcagatGCCTATTATTTTCGGACGTGGATgaatgtattccataaagttctcaaaatatccttATTCAGGTCAGACTGTCAAAAtatatcagctagcgctgcgcgctcgcattttgattggtgagttatgcatatctcaatattgatttctaacaaactATCCCcgtttcatgacagtttatcaaaaacttcGGCTTGTGGTtgccctcgcattaattgttaaaaatattactCATCCATCCTATTTTCACaattacaaagtgcttaaaatgtccagttttcaggtcataatattaacagatttcgcgctctcattaggcATAGATTTAAAAACCGCCCTTTTTGCAGAATGAAATATGAACAATATTCATCTTCCACTTtaaaagagaaataggaaggTAGTCATCATTCATattatgacaaaatgtcctcagaatgtcctggtcctatgtcaaaattcaaagtaataatgaaaagtaACAACTCTTTCTTGAGTGCGATCCATacccacctcacaattttcctataaaaatgcttgaaatacagagcttgaattgaccccttttcagaaAGGGATATCACATAtcttaagctcgcgcttcgcgctcgctttattgatctatgatttaaaaaagctgtatttagaatgcccagattctaggtcttaaTCTGTAACACACTCGAGCATGTTAATTAGGAAATACCGCTtattctctatttaaatcattatcaagtttcagatcagaataaaaaaaaaatttcgcgcTTAGCGTAAAtgtatatacctatcctgttcacgagCAGTCCTTAACCGATCCCTTTTTGATCAGATCAAAACATATATCTAAAATTTCTGCTCCCACTTCCCACTTCCAGGAATTATTTAGTAGCAAACAAATCTTGTTCAGTATGGtatatttccaattcgtctaatgccaatttgtccaatttcgaactcatctactattatttggtctaccatcagttcgtctactaaccacatggtctactttcatttagtcttgTGCCATTTCGTATAATAACtttttggtccaatagccatttagtcatTATACCATTGGTCTAACTGGACTAAAATgtgatattagaccaaccggttattagacgaaattgtCATAGAGGAAATGGAAATTTAGACGAAACGATATGATTCAACCAAATGGTTAATGGACCAAATtattgttagacgaaatgttgatggacggaatggcattagactaaatgaaagtagaccatgtggtgagtggaccaattggcaatttacctacacaaacattgcccagaatgttcaaatttttaggacaaaatacataaaatttcaaaaaattagctcgcgctatgcgctcgcactatttgaATAAGGCTTTTATATGTGCATGTTGATCTATaataataaagctaagaagtgactattgGGACTAATCCTTcattgaaacaaataaaaatcaacttgGAGTAGCCGATTCGAAGAAAATATGGCCTTAAATAATTATATCTTGTGCAATGtgttttattgtgatttttataaggtgaataaaaccaaaccaaagcAAGTCTTACCAAGTAGGTCATTCTGTGGCATCCACGTCATCGGTTTGAACTTGAATCGGTTGATATCTTCGGAGAAATTGCGACTAGTCTTCCAGAGGACCTTTTGAGGTAGTCGTGAGAATGCCGTTATAAACTCTTTAATAAGCTCCTCCTTCATGTAGGTTGCGTAAGAACCcatggtgaagatgataataCCATCTTCACCAGAGCTTTGGACAAACTCCTCAAGGTTCTAGAAAATGTGGAAGGAAGTAATAAAGTAATATGTCATCATTGAATGAAAACGTATTATAATATTTACTACCTTGGTACCATATCAGACAGATTAAAGAATAGATTTGTGGATAAGTGTATATTAAGGTAAGATCGACAAACAGTATGTGTCAGGTTTCAGTATTAGGATTGTATGCTCAAGTTTATGAAGTCAAGCAGAATTAATCTAGAGGACAATGAAAATTACAGTACTATAAACACCTTTATCGAAAGACTAGACAGTCGAAAGTCGAAAGACTAGACAGTTGAAgaataaagcaaattttcatACTTGTTCAAGCGGCTTGGCAGGTTTGGTTGTGACGCCACCGACCGGAATTACATTCGGTGCGATGGGAAAGGGAAACTCGACGGCAAAATCCATGTTGACGAGAAGTAATTCCGCCTTGTTGAAAATATCAATGGGAGATAAATGTGGAGATATATTTCGTAAAGCCATGTAATCTTGAGTGCTCTTCATCCTCATGGTGAGAAAAGATGGAAATACTTTTACCCGTACAAAATTGCGAAGACGCTGCCAAAACGTCATCCGTAGCGGGAAACTACTCGAGTATGACGGTCGTATAGCATTGTTCACAGGAGAACCTAAAGCATCAGCAAGGTGTTCTTCAAGATGAGTtggaaagaagaagatgaagggcTTCTTGAGTATAACTGGTAGGAGATTCGGGCATCCAAAGACGGGATCAATGATAAGAATGTCTACGCTGGCTTCGGTTAGGCTATTAATGAAATTATCATCTTGCAGCATATCGTCACAGTCATTTAACCAATATTCATGCAGCGCCTCTTTATTCTTTCTAAACTCTCCGAGAAAATCACCAGAGACAGCGGCTCGGGCTACAAAGTCTATCTTTTCCTTGAGTCTCCCCTCTGAAGGGGTGCGCTTTGTTCTGACAAAGTTGAAGAGTTTTGAGTATCTGTCGTCGTTGGGTACGGATGTTACTTCACCGCTGATGATGGCGGTGGCGTTGTGGCCACGCCCAACCAACTCCTCGCCAATAGCAGTTATTGAACTGAAGTGACTGCCTACTCCAGGCCCGCCATAGAAAGCTATATTCGCCGAATGCACTTTGTCGAATATGAACATCGATGAGATCAGAATGTACAACATTTCTGCCCCAAGATTCATTTTGTTATCTTCTGTAATCAACGAACGGTTGGTTTCCTTGATTGTCCGGCTCCATATAATCACTGGGaaattcacaagaaaaaaaaatctgaatacgTCAATAAACACAGAAGAATATATGCTCGATggatatagagcgtatgaaaAACGTATATGCAAAAAGTACACAACGGATAC
Protein-coding sequences here:
- the LOC121424295 gene encoding UDP-glucuronosyltransferase 2B33-like, which produces MHPHLRIEVTHMHAFLRSAAELRFWLRFACQWLLIVCCFTFGRKTIEDFLISLIIWSRTIKETNRSLITEDNKMNLGAEMLYILISSMFIFDKVHSANIAFYGGPGVGSHFSSITAIGEELVGRGHNATAIISGEVTSVPNDDRYSKLFNFVRTKRTPSEGRLKEKIDFVARAAVSGDFLGEFRKNKEALHEYWLNDCDDMLQDDNFINSLTEASVDILIIDPVFGCPNLLPVILKKPFIFFFPTHLEEHLADALGSPVNNAIRPSYSSSFPLRMTFWQRLRNFVRVKVFPSFLTMRMKSTQDYMALRNISPHLSPIDIFNKAELLLVNMDFAVEFPFPIAPNVIPVGGVTTKPAKPLEQNLEEFVQSSGEDGIIIFTMGSYATYMKEELIKEFITAFSRLPQKVLWKTSRNFSEDINRFKFKPMTWMPQNDLLGHNKTKLIIFQGGNNGFYEVVYHGVPCVVIPLLEDQYDIASRIIHHGMGTKLDYHTLNAEKIEEAVRTVLENTSYKDNAARISSMYRHRTMRPVEKAAFWVEHVIQYGGTHLKSIAGEVPWYQYHLVDVIAFLTFCLSIIFIILIFVLKITIKLISSMWRKYRHVNEKKDD